The genomic region CCGCTGCGCCAGCGCGGCGGCCAGCGCCTCGATCAACTGGAACGGCTCACCGCTGACGATGGCCGCCACCTCGCTGGCCACGGTCCCGTAGTCCACGGTGTGATGCAGGTCGTCGGTCTCACCGGCCAGGGTGGTGTCCACCTGCATGTCGACGTCGACGATGAAGGTCTGCCCCAACTGCTGCTCGAAGTCCAGGACGCCGTGACGACCCCGCACCCGGATACCCTGCACGCTGATCGTGTCTTTCATCGCGCCTCCTGCCACGCCCTGGCGACGCGCACGGCATCGCAACTACCCGGCACATCGTGCACCCTGACCCCCCAGACGCCCTGGGCCGCCGCGAGCGCGCTAACGGCTGCGGTGGCCGTGTCCCGCCCAGTGGGCTCCCGGGGAAGTCCCCTCGGCCAGCAACTCACCGATGAAGCGCTTGCGGGACGCGCCGAGCAGGACCCGCGGTCCGATGGCCACCAGTCGCGCGACACCGGCCAGCAACTGCCAGTTGTGGTGCGGCTGCTTGGCGAAGCCCAGGCCGGGATCGAGGATGACTCGGTCGGCCGGGATGCCCGCGTCCAGGCAGGCCGCCAGCCGCACGTCCAACGCCTGCACGACGTCGGTGACCACATCGTCGTAGGCAGTGAAATCCTGCATGTGCTCGGAATGTGCGCGCCAGTGCATGGCCACGTACTGCACACCGAGGTCCGCCACCGCGGCCAGCATGTCCTCGTCGGCCAGACCGCCGCTGACGTCGTTGACCATCCCCGCGCCCGCGGCCACGCAGGCCCGGGCCACCGCAGCACGCGTGGTGTCGATGCTCACCGCGACCCCATAGTCGGCCAGGGCCGCGACCACCGGCACCACCCGCTCCAGTTCAGCCTCCAGGGACACCCGTTGCGCCCCGGGGCGGGTGGACTCCCCGCCGACGTCCACCCAAGCGGCACCGGCAGCGGCCATCGCGACCCCGGCGTCCACGGCATCCTCGAAGGATGCGAACCGGCCGCCGTCGCTGAACGAGTCGGGCGTGACGTTGAGCACGCCCATGACTATGGTCACCGACCCAGTATCAACGCCATGGCCTCGGCACGCGTGGCAGAGTCGCGCAACTGGCCCCGCACTGCGCTGGTCGTCGTCGTGGAGCCGGGCTTGCGGGTCCCGCGCATCGCCATGCACAAGTGTTCGGCCTCGATC from Micrococcales bacterium harbors:
- the folB gene encoding dihydroneopterin aldolase: MKDTISVQGIRVRGRHGVLDFEQQLGQTFIVDVDMQVDTTLAGETDDLHHTVDYGTVASEVAAIVSGEPFQLIEALAAALAQRVKEFDGVEQVTITVHKPYAPVTEVFDDVTVRITR